From Deltaproteobacteria bacterium:
ACGGCGTCCGAGGCCGGTATAACGGCCTTTTTGGCAACCACAGCGGCAACCGTGACCGAAGCAACACCAAGGGCAGCGCCCTTTAAAAAGTTACGCCTCGAAGACTTTGCCTTTAAAACTGTCTCTTCTTTTTTTTCGATATTATCGCTCACGCGCGGCACCTGTTGGTTTGAAAATGAAAAACCTTTAATCCAAGGCCGGATAAGGCCCT
This genomic window contains:
- a CDS encoding twin-arginine translocation signal domain-containing protein — protein: MSDNIEKKEETVLKAKSSRRNFLKGAALGVASVTVAAVVAKKAVIPASDAVSREQIEKEEARVVDKLTSEKYIEMKGSEKAGLVDFFEKSYKEGKNG